One window of Mercenaria mercenaria strain notata unplaced genomic scaffold, MADL_Memer_1 contig_3049, whole genome shotgun sequence genomic DNA carries:
- the LOC123546215 gene encoding uncharacterized protein LOC123546215 isoform X2 has translation MDAGTENVVVEDMQKAFRWYHGDDMAGERSVIVGSSHTNQRIECWWRQLHQRCIAAWKDKFCQMEEQGIFSTADGIHVCVRFCFMQLIQHELDLIRAEWNTHYIRRQTREGTPCGKPDILYLCPELYGTYDYKFPVDEADCECLGDSCDVPSSTGIDEELEGRFLQMMKLDGMRMPDTSAEAIDLLTWLISKLD, from the exons ATGGATGCGGGTACGGAAAATGTTGTTGTCGAGGATATGCAAAAAGCATTCAGATGGTATCACGGTGACGATATGGCTGGTGAACGAAGTGTTATCGTTGGTAGCTCGCATACAAACCAG AGGATAGAGTGTTGGTGGCGACAGTTACATCAAAGATGCATAGCGGCATGGAAagataaattttgtcaaatggAAGAGCAAGGGATTTTCTCAACAGCAGACGGTATTCATGT TTGCGTCAGATTCTGTTTTATGCAACTTATTCAGCATGAATTGGACTTAATACGGGCAGAGTGGAATACACATTATATAAGGAGGCAGACACGGGAAGGAACACCTTGTGGAAAGccagacattttatatttgtgtcCAGAATTATATG GAACTTATGACTACAAATTCCCAGTTGATGAGGCAGACTGCGAGTGCCTGGGTGATAGCTGCGACGTTCCATCTAGCACTGGAATAGACGAAGAACTAGAAGGAAGATTTCTTCAAATGATGAAACTGGATGGAATGCGTATGCCGGATACATCAGCTGAAGCCATCGACTTGCTTACCTGGCTTATAAGCAAACTTGACTGA
- the LOC123546215 gene encoding uncharacterized protein LOC123546215 isoform X1: protein MDAGTENVVVEDMQKAFRWYHGDDMAGERSVIVGSSHTNQRIECWWRQLHQRCIAAWKDKFCQMEEQGIFSTADGIHVSCVRFCFMQLIQHELDLIRAEWNTHYIRRQTREGTPCGKPDILYLCPELYGTYDYKFPVDEADCECLGDSCDVPSSTGIDEELEGRFLQMMKLDGMRMPDTSAEAIDLLTWLISKLD from the exons ATGGATGCGGGTACGGAAAATGTTGTTGTCGAGGATATGCAAAAAGCATTCAGATGGTATCACGGTGACGATATGGCTGGTGAACGAAGTGTTATCGTTGGTAGCTCGCATACAAACCAG AGGATAGAGTGTTGGTGGCGACAGTTACATCAAAGATGCATAGCGGCATGGAAagataaattttgtcaaatggAAGAGCAAGGGATTTTCTCAACAGCAGACGGTATTCATGT AAGTTGCGTCAGATTCTGTTTTATGCAACTTATTCAGCATGAATTGGACTTAATACGGGCAGAGTGGAATACACATTATATAAGGAGGCAGACACGGGAAGGAACACCTTGTGGAAAGccagacattttatatttgtgtcCAGAATTATATG GAACTTATGACTACAAATTCCCAGTTGATGAGGCAGACTGCGAGTGCCTGGGTGATAGCTGCGACGTTCCATCTAGCACTGGAATAGACGAAGAACTAGAAGGAAGATTTCTTCAAATGATGAAACTGGATGGAATGCGTATGCCGGATACATCAGCTGAAGCCATCGACTTGCTTACCTGGCTTATAAGCAAACTTGACTGA